The sequence below is a genomic window from Cryobacterium arcticum.
GGCCTGTGGCCGGGAGCGTCGGGGGGAAGTCCGGGTCCGGGTCGATCACCTGCAGGCCGTTCCCGTCATAGCGCACGAGGTGCACGCCGCCGCGGATGCGCTCCCTGAGGTCGGTGACGATGAGCCGCACAGCCTCCGGAGGCCGGGGCGGTGCCACGAACTTCGCCAGTTCCGCGACCTTCCGGCCGAGGGCGAAGCCGCGCAGGTCGGGCATCCGCACCAGGTATTCGTCCTGCACCAGCAGGTTGAGCAGCCGGTAGGCCGTCGCTCGCGGGAGGCCGAGGTTGTCGGACACCTGCCGTGCCGTGACACCGGCGCCGCACCGGGCGACCTCCTCGAGCACGGTGAGGGCGCTGTGGATGGCCTTGGGTTGGCGTGCCCGCAGGTCTGCGGCCTCGCCGCTCACGGGGCGGCCCGGTTGTCGGCGAGGGCGGCGCCGAGGATGTCCGTCGACACCGGCACGTCGTAGACGCCGACGGTGTCACGCAGCCAGGGCCGGCGGATCCGGCGAACCACCGCAAACAGGGTGCCCACGAGCATGACGGCCAGGAACACCCAGACGCCGGCGAACCGGGCAGAGCCGATCTCCACGACGAGGTACACCACGAGCACGGCGCTCAACAGTACGGCAGCGGCTCCGGCGCGCAGCACCGGCCAGGGAGTGAGCTCGCCGATGCGCCAGAGGAACACCGGGGCCGCGACGCAGACGAGGATGTAGGCCGCGATGTAGCCGCCGGCCGCGCCGACGATGAAGATCTCCATCGCCCGCCAGACGCTGCCCGTGAGCAGGATAGTGCCGATCAGGCCGGTGGTGAGCACCGGAACCGTGACCACGATGGCGATGAACGGGGTGCGGTGCCGCCGGTGGCTCTGCCCGAACGCGCTCGGCAGCACCCCCTCCCGGCCCATCGAGAACAACACCCGCACGAGCGCCGTGATCGACGCTATCGCGCAG
It includes:
- a CDS encoding IclR family transcriptional regulator — translated: MSGEAADLRARQPKAIHSALTVLEEVARCGAGVTARQVSDNLGLPRATAYRLLNLLVQDEYLVRMPDLRGFALGRKVAELAKFVAPPRPPEAVRLIVTDLRERIRGGVHLVRYDGNGLQVIDPDPDFPPTLPATGHRPLHESAMGRLLLAERHSPGALEPGVTEVQEQGFARQLDTLSTGFGCLAVPIRDRDGTLVAALCLAAPRARIEEPGEHLVLLRQAAVALAPLLA